From the Candidatus Hydrogenedentota bacterium genome, the window GCGAGGCCGATGGTGTGGATGCCCCGCTCTTGCGCCTGAAGCCCCACCGCGATGACATTGGCCGCGCTACCGGCGTTGGAATTGATCAGCAGCACATCCCCCTTCTTCAAGCCGCTCTTCTCCAGCGCCAGGTGCACCGTCTGCGACTCAAGCGCCGCCGACTTGCCGGGCGGGAGCGTTTCACTGCGATGGCCCACGTCGCCTTGCACCTTGAGTTCGTAGCTGAAAGGCCGGATTGCCGCCATGCCGCCCGCCCGGCCCACCACCTCCCCCATGAGAGCATCGTCGGGGTCCATAAGAAACCAACCGCCCCGCTGCGCAAGACTCTCCGCCACCAGCGACGCGGCCTTCTCAATATTTTCCCGCTGCGTATGCTGGATC encodes:
- a CDS encoding SIS domain-containing protein, yielding MYLDQYFKVIEGLMAKIQHTQRENIEKAASLVAESLAQRGGWFLMDPDDALMGEVVGRAGGMAAIRPFSYELKVQGDVGHRSETLPPGKSAALESQTVHLALEKSGLKKGDVLLINSNAGSAANVIAVGLQAQERGIHTIGLASKLQLDYCEAQHPSKRKLDQVTACFIDNCSGVGDAVVPVTDNERMCPLSGLGAIYIFWAIHAQAVRLLEEKELKPTIYRSVHTGGAEFLKAQEAGYRERGI